A section of the Lepus europaeus isolate LE1 chromosome 10, mLepTim1.pri, whole genome shotgun sequence genome encodes:
- the TCFL5 gene encoding transcription factor-like 5 protein isoform X2, protein MSGPGPREPPPEAGAAGGDAGPEGAGGGDAALGEPGLSFTTTDLSLVEMTEIEYTQLQHILYSHMEAADGELEARLSSALLAGPGAGAGAGVGAAPPVYPVLCPPALAADAPCLGHIDFQELRMMLLSEAGAGAAEKTPGGADAAGARARPDGAKEGPDGAPEARAKSAVRVRLEDRFNSMPAEPPPAPRGPEPSEPPGVALNNLVTLIRHPSELMNVPLQQQSKCTALVKNKSAAAATALQFSYPLFTTGACSAGGPSGLAPTQSSGGACSVLEAAKHQDVGLPRAFSFCYQQEIESTKQTLGSRNKPLPEQVWIKVGEALCKQAMSKRNRSRIRQLDASTERRALGEIQNVGEGPAAAQAWQSSESSQSTLGEQAQSGPQGGRSQRRERHNRMERDRRRRIRICCDELNLLVPFCNAETDKATTLQWTTAFLKYIQERHGDSLKKEFESVFCGKTGRRLKLTRPDALIACPAQGSPSMEIK, encoded by the exons aTGTCGGGCCCCGGGCCGCGGGAGCCGCCGCCTGAGGCGGGCGCGGCGGGCGGCGACGCGGGCCCCGAGGGCGCGGGCGGCGGGGACGCGGCGCTCGGCGAGCCGGGGCTGAGCTTCACGACCACCGACCTGAGCCTGGTGGAGATGACGGAGATCGAGTACACGCAGCTGCAGCACATCCTCTACTCGCACATGGAGGCGGCCGACGGCGAGCTCGAGGCGCGCCTCAGCTCGGCGCTGCTGGCGGgcccgggcgcgggcgcgggcgcgggcgtgGGCGCCGCGCCGCCCGTCTACCCGGTGCTGTGCCCGCCCGCGCTGGCGGCCGACGCGCCCTGCCTGGGCCACATCGACTTCCAGGAGCTGCGCATGATGCTGCTGAGCgaggcgggcgcgggcgcggccgAGAAGACCCCGGGCGGCGCGGACGCGGCCGGCGCGCGGGCCCGGCCCGACGGCGCCAAGGAGGGCCCCGACGGCGCCCCCGAGGCCCGGGCCAAGTCGGCCGTGCGCGTCCGCCTGGAGGACCGCTTCAACAGCATGCCCGCCgagccgccgcccgcgccgcgcGGCCCCGAGCCCTCGGAGCCGCCGGGCGTGGCGCTCAACAA TTTGGTGACTCTGATCCGACATCCGTCCGAGCTGATGAACGTCCCCCTCCAGCAGCAGAGCAAGTGCACGGCGCTGGTGAAGAACAAGAGCGCGGCGGCCGCCACGGCGCTGCAGTTCAGCTACCCGCTGTTCACCACCGGCGCCTGCTCGGCCGGCGGCCCCTCGGGCCTGGCGCCCACGCAG AGTTCCGGCGGCGCCTGCTCCGTGCTGGAGGCCGCCAAGCACCAGGACGTGGGCCTGCCGCGCGCCTTCTCGTTCTGCTACCAGCAGGAAATCGAGTCCACCaagcagaccctggggagcagaaACAAACCGTTGCCCGAGCAGGTCTGGATCAAAGTGGGAG AAGCGCTATGTAAACAGGCCATGAGCAAGAGGAACCGGAGCAGGATCCGGCAGCTGGACGCGAGCACGGAGCGCAGAGCCCTCGGGGAGATCCAGAACGTGGGCGAGGGCCCCGCGGCCGCGCAGGCCTGGCAGTCCTCGGAGTCCTCGCAGTCCACCCTGGGGGAGCAGGCCCAGAGCGGGCCCCAGGGCGGGCGGTCCCAGCGCCGGGAGAGGCACAACCGGATGGAACGAGACAGAAG GCGCAGAATCCGCATTTGTTGCGACGAGCTGAACCTCCTGGTTCCGTTCTGCAACGCAGAGACGGACAAGGCAACGACGCTGCAGTGGACCACGGCGTTCCTGAAGTACATTCAGGAGCGACACGGAGATTCCCTCAAGAAG
- the TCFL5 gene encoding transcription factor-like 5 protein isoform X1, whose protein sequence is MSGPGPREPPPEAGAAGGDAGPEGAGGGDAALGEPGLSFTTTDLSLVEMTEIEYTQLQHILYSHMEAADGELEARLSSALLAGPGAGAGAGVGAAPPVYPVLCPPALAADAPCLGHIDFQELRMMLLSEAGAGAAEKTPGGADAAGARARPDGAKEGPDGAPEARAKSAVRVRLEDRFNSMPAEPPPAPRGPEPSEPPGVALNNLVTLIRHPSELMNVPLQQQSKCTALVKNKSAAAATALQFSYPLFTTGACSAGGPSGLAPTQSSGGACSVLEAAKHQDVGLPRAFSFCYQQEIESTKQTLGSRNKPLPEQVWIKVGEEALCKQAMSKRNRSRIRQLDASTERRALGEIQNVGEGPAAAQAWQSSESSQSTLGEQAQSGPQGGRSQRRERHNRMERDRRRRIRICCDELNLLVPFCNAETDKATTLQWTTAFLKYIQERHGDSLKKEFESVFCGKTGRRLKLTRPDALIACPAQGSPSMEIK, encoded by the exons aTGTCGGGCCCCGGGCCGCGGGAGCCGCCGCCTGAGGCGGGCGCGGCGGGCGGCGACGCGGGCCCCGAGGGCGCGGGCGGCGGGGACGCGGCGCTCGGCGAGCCGGGGCTGAGCTTCACGACCACCGACCTGAGCCTGGTGGAGATGACGGAGATCGAGTACACGCAGCTGCAGCACATCCTCTACTCGCACATGGAGGCGGCCGACGGCGAGCTCGAGGCGCGCCTCAGCTCGGCGCTGCTGGCGGgcccgggcgcgggcgcgggcgcgggcgtgGGCGCCGCGCCGCCCGTCTACCCGGTGCTGTGCCCGCCCGCGCTGGCGGCCGACGCGCCCTGCCTGGGCCACATCGACTTCCAGGAGCTGCGCATGATGCTGCTGAGCgaggcgggcgcgggcgcggccgAGAAGACCCCGGGCGGCGCGGACGCGGCCGGCGCGCGGGCCCGGCCCGACGGCGCCAAGGAGGGCCCCGACGGCGCCCCCGAGGCCCGGGCCAAGTCGGCCGTGCGCGTCCGCCTGGAGGACCGCTTCAACAGCATGCCCGCCgagccgccgcccgcgccgcgcGGCCCCGAGCCCTCGGAGCCGCCGGGCGTGGCGCTCAACAA TTTGGTGACTCTGATCCGACATCCGTCCGAGCTGATGAACGTCCCCCTCCAGCAGCAGAGCAAGTGCACGGCGCTGGTGAAGAACAAGAGCGCGGCGGCCGCCACGGCGCTGCAGTTCAGCTACCCGCTGTTCACCACCGGCGCCTGCTCGGCCGGCGGCCCCTCGGGCCTGGCGCCCACGCAG AGTTCCGGCGGCGCCTGCTCCGTGCTGGAGGCCGCCAAGCACCAGGACGTGGGCCTGCCGCGCGCCTTCTCGTTCTGCTACCAGCAGGAAATCGAGTCCACCaagcagaccctggggagcagaaACAAACCGTTGCCCGAGCAGGTCTGGATCAAAGTGGGAG AAGAAGCGCTATGTAAACAGGCCATGAGCAAGAGGAACCGGAGCAGGATCCGGCAGCTGGACGCGAGCACGGAGCGCAGAGCCCTCGGGGAGATCCAGAACGTGGGCGAGGGCCCCGCGGCCGCGCAGGCCTGGCAGTCCTCGGAGTCCTCGCAGTCCACCCTGGGGGAGCAGGCCCAGAGCGGGCCCCAGGGCGGGCGGTCCCAGCGCCGGGAGAGGCACAACCGGATGGAACGAGACAGAAG GCGCAGAATCCGCATTTGTTGCGACGAGCTGAACCTCCTGGTTCCGTTCTGCAACGCAGAGACGGACAAGGCAACGACGCTGCAGTGGACCACGGCGTTCCTGAAGTACATTCAGGAGCGACACGGAGATTCCCTCAAGAAG